The Methanobacteriaceae archaeon genomic interval GGAGATGGATGCGTATGTCCAGCCTCTGTCCTTTTGAAAGCTCTTTTAAGACATATGATACTAAAAAAAGACGAAATAGTTATTCTAGATATGGAAGCTGGAATAGAACATTTAGGACGTAAAACTGCAGAATCTGTGGATATGATGATTGTAGTAGTTGAACCCGGTTTAAAATCTCTGGAAACTGCCCAGAGAATAAAAAAACTGGCCGGAGACATTGGAGTACAGAATATAGTGGCTGTAATTAACAAAGTTTCTAGCGTGGAAGAAGAGGAATTCGTTGAGAAAAAACTAAAACAACTGGATGTTGACATGTTAGGAAGCATTCCCCGCGATTCATTTGTGATCAACGCCGACATGGAAGGCAAGCCTCTTAATCAATACCCTGATTCAGATGCCTTAAAATCGATTGAAGATATTGGAAAAAAAATATTAAATATCTCGGGTATGGATTAATGGAATCGATTAAATAATTATTATTCATAAATTATTAAATCAATTAATTATAATCAATCAATATTTCTGAAATCATAAATGGAATAACATAAATTAAAGATGATATCATGTTTATTAAGGCCCAAATATTAATGAAATATGAAAATAAAGAGCAGGCAGAAATTTCCTTAAAATCTCTGGATCCAGAAAACAAAAATTACTTGGAATCCGAAATTGAAGGCTCTGAAGTGAAATTTGAGATAAAAGGAAATTCACTCAGTACATTCTTAGCTACAGCAGACGACCTCATATTCTGCGAAATGACGGTAGAGAAAATTTTAGAAGATATAAAAGGGTCGTGAAGTAAATTTAGCGGCTATTAATGGCCAATCAAACCATTCATTTAATTAACTGAATTTAATTTAACTAAAATTTAACTAGTATAGTTGAATTTAATAATATCAATTGAAATATTGACAATTATCATATTTTAAGGAATAATAATCGAAATCATATTAAAAGGTGAAAATAATGAAATTCATACTCCAGGGCGAAATAACTTTCAGTAAATACATCGAAGAAGCTCAAGAAGATATAAAAAAGTTTATTGAAGACGCTAACAGTGAATTACTTCTAAAAGGAGTTCCTGAAGGTAAAGAAGAAGAAGGAGCTCAAATTACCGATTGGGAAATAGATGGCAGTATCTTAAAAGTCACTATAGAATCTGGCCATCGCGTAAGGGCCCACGATGCCATTTTGCGAATGAAAAAGCCATTAACCCAATTATTAGGCCAAAAATATCACATGGGAATACGTAAAATCTTTGTACCCAAATACAAAACTATTATTCCTACTGGAAAGGACAAATACGATGTGAATTTTGATTTAGCCAAAAAATTACCACAAATCACTGATTTTAAAATAAACGACAATGAAGTGATTGTAGAAGTACATGATATGGAAGAGGCAGATTTAAGGAAGCATATCGTCAACAGAGTTTTAAAATATGTTACTGCACCAGAAACTGGTGATGGGAAAACAAATGACCAAAACACCACTAAAGAAGGCACCGATGAAGATAAACCTACAGATATACTTACCAGACAGGTCACTAAAGTCACCCCCGGTAAAATAATAGCTCGCAGTGAAAAAAGAACTCCTCTTTTTGAAGGGGACCCTACTGAAGAGTCCATAAAACAGGGTTGGGTAAAAAAATTCCCTGGAAGGGGTCAATGGACCTATGCACCACCCATGGTAGCCTTGCAGCGAACTTTGGAAGAAATTTTGCTGGAAAACATTGTAATTCCTTTAGGCTTTGAGGAATATTTGTTCCCCAAACTGATTCCTATTCCAATAATGCACAAAATGAGATATCTAGAAGGGCTTCCCGAAGGAATGTATTATTGCAGTGCCCCCAAAAGAGACCCAGCGACTTTTGAAAAGTTTAAAAATGAATTAATAATAAACAAAGAAGTTCCTATTGACTTATTAAAAGAAGGGCTTAAAGATCCAGGTTATGTAATTGCTCCGGCCCAATGCGAACCATTTTACGAATTTTTAAGCCATGAAGTGGTTAATGAACAAGACCTACCTATTAAAGCCTATGATAAAAGTGGATGGACCTACCGGTGGGAAGCCGGTGGAGCAAAAGGCCTGGATAGAGTACATGAGTTCCAGCGAACTGAACTAGTATGGTTAGGAACTCCCGAGCAGACCAATGAAATAAGAGATAAAACCCTAGAATTATCCCATCAAATAGCAGATAAAATGGAACTGGAATGGTACACCGAAATCGGAGACGATCCATTTTATTTAGAAGGACGTAAAGTGGAAGAAAGAGGAATAGAATTCCCAGACGTACCTAAATACGAAATGAGATTAAGTTTACCTGGTCAAGATAAAGGAGTAGCTGTGGTTTCTGCCAATGTCCATGGAACACACTTTATAGAAGGATTTTCTATTAAAGAAGCTCGAAATCAAAGAATATGGACTGGATGTACTGGTATTGGACTATCCCGATGGGTCTTCGGATTCTTGGCTCAGAAAGGATTTGACACCACACAATGGCCAGAACTGGTTAGGGAAAAAGTAGAAATGGTTAAGGTGCCTAAGATGGTTACCTGGCCTTAAATTCCATATTTTCCTATTTACTCAATTAATATCTTAAATTTTCAGTATTTTAAAAGATATATTCAAATATTTTTGATAATAAAATATCTTAGAGTGTATTTAAACAAATTAGGTCCATGAAAAAACTCCATTAAATCCGGAGTAACAATTAGTTTAAATTCATCAGGTGAAAAAATGAACTGTGAAAATCATCCAGATAGAGAAGGTGTGGCCGCCTGTGTAAGTTGTGGTAAAGTTATTTGTGGGGAATGTCGTCTAAAATTGGCCGGTAAGAACTACTGTCAGGAATGTGCTGATGAACTGGTTGAGGGAAAACAAGACCCCTATAAAAAGTCAGAACAAACAATTAAAGAAACATATCTGGAACGAGAACCATATTCTGAACCTGAAAATGAACCTGAACCATATTCACGAAAATACACCAGAGGAATGCCTCAACCAAGAAAAGAAGAAACACCTAAAAAAAGCAATACATTTTTACTGTTCTGTGTGGCCTTTTTAGTAACTCTAATAATTTTAGGAGTTATTTTATATGCGGCTTATGTAATTTATCTGGCCCCATCCTATGGAGATATTAATAGCCTAATAAATCAGATTTTGAATAATCCTAGGGGCGTTATTAACTCCTTAGGATTTTAATTAATCAAATTTATTTTATTTATTAAAAATATCATTATAATTTTTAGAAAATGAAATAAATAACAAAATAAAATTCATTTAATTTTTTGAAGTGCTAAAATGTCTGAAAAAGATCAGCGAAATTCTGGGCCTTTAAAAAGATATCACATCCCATTATGCCATAGACTACCCGATCGAACTATTTATATTAGAGAACATCCATTACCATTATGTGCTCGATGTACTGGTGCATTTTTAGGGATTTTTACATTACCTCTATTTCATGGAGGAATAATTGATCCTAATATTATTAATACAATTCTTTTGGCATTGCCCGCTACCATTGATGCAACCACCCAATACTGGGGATGGAGAAATAGTAACAATTTACTCAGATTAATGACGGGTTTTCTCTTAGGATGTTCTTTAGCTTCATTAATAGTAATTATTGTGCGAAATCTAATTAATTTATTTTTATACTAATAATATTAAGCTAAATAGGGTAATTAGACCAACTAACAAATTATTAACTAAAAGCCCGAGATAATAAGAAAATCAAGAAGATTTTGGCTATTAAATAAATAATAAATATAAAAAGAAAAGAATATAAATATATATTGGAATTTTAAATAATTATTGACAACAGATGATTAAATAAAGCTCTAATATATCATTAAAAGTTATAATAATAATTAATCTGATAAATTAGTATTTTTAGGTTTTAATGAGGCATATAATGAAAATATCCACTCAACCCAAAATTACATTTTTCCAAGGCATACTTATTTCTTTAATAATTCTAATTAGTTTTAGTTATTTAGTTTTATATTCCACTGACCCTTATTTCAAATTAGTTACTAGTGACTTATTTAACTCGTTTACCCCAATATTAGCTGCAATTTGCCTTTTGTATGCTGCAAAATTTTCTAAATTTCATTCAAAACGTACATATCTTGCATGGACTTTTTTTAGTCTTGCTTTAATATCATGGGGATTAGGAGAAATGATATATACTTTTCTCGAGATTGTTCTACAGCAAGAACCATTTCCATCTCTGGCAGATTTATTTTATTTGGGAGCTTACCCTCTATTTATTATAGGCATCTTTTATCTACCCTCAAAAAAATTAAAACACAGTGAATACACCAAAATATTACTGGATATGGGCATTATAATAATTTCTGCTGGAATAATAATCTGGAATTTTCTAATTGAACCAATTTTCAATTCAAGTGATTCATTAGCATTAGCATTAATATCTGCAGCGTATCCCATAGGTGATTTATTATTAATATTTGGATTATTAATATTAATTTTCAGGCCTCTGACAAAGCCCATGAAAGGTTCTTTGATACTTTTAATATTAGGCATCATAGCCATGATAATATCAGATTTTTTGTTTGCTTATCAATCATTATTAGGAACTTATGTATCGGGAAGTGCCATAGATGCTGGTTGGATGGTTTCATTTATCCTTATAGGATTATCCGGAATATTACATGCTGAAAAAATGTATTTTAAGGCCAATAACCCAGAATATTTCTCTAAAAACAAAATTTCAGGAAAAGTAACTTCTTGGTATAATTATTTAACTTACTTCTGGATTCTAGTTCCATTTTCTCTACTAATATGGGGCCATTACAATAAAATAAATACTGAATTCCATATTTTAGCATTAAGTATTGGTATAATAATAGGATTAATTATTATAAGACATATATTGGTCCTAAATGAAAATAAAAAACTGTATAACCAGTTAGAATCATCCCATGATGAATTAAAAATTAGAGTTAAACAACGAACAGAAGATCTGGCAAATATAAACCTGGAATTAAAAAATGAAATTATTGAACGGGAAAAAACCGAGCAAGAACTAAAATTAAAAGCAAAACTATTAGATTCCTCTAATGATTCCATTATGTTACATGATTTGGATGGAAATCCCATATATATGAATGAATCCGCTTACAAATCACTGAACTACAATAAAGAAGAAATGATGCATATCTCACTCCATGAAATGGAATCTCAACAAGAACAGAATAAAATGCCATTCCGTGTTAAAGAACTTATGGAAAAAGGGCATGTTTTTTTTTGAATCTGAAAATATTCGAAAAGATGGTTCTATAAAACCCGTGGAAGTTTATACACAATTAATAGAATTCAATAACCAACAACTTATCCTAGGTATTGCTCGAGACATCAGCGAACGTAAAAAAGCAGAGCGAAAAATAAAAGAATATCAGGAACATTTGGAAGATCTAGTCAAATTACGTACATCTTCATTAAAACATATTAATGAAAAACTCCGCAAAGAGATATCTGAAAGAAAAAGGATACAAAATGAACTTAAAAAATCAGAAATTATGTATCGATCAATATTTGAAAATACAGGAACTGCTACTATAATTCTTGAAAATGATGGTAATGTATCCCTTATCAATGAAGAAACCAGTATATTATCCGGTTATTCTAAAGAAGAAATGGAAGGTAAACAATGGACAGAATTCATTGCGCCATCAGATATTGTAAAAATAAAATCTTATGAAAATTTAAGAAAAAGCACTCCTGAAATAATACCTCGCAGATATGAAACCACTGGAATTTCTAAAGATGGACAAATTAAAAATATCATTCTAACAATTGATAGGATTCCTGAGACAGAACTAATTGTTGTTTCTTTTTTAGATATTACTGAACTTAGAAAAGTTGAAAATGAAATTAAAAACTCCCTTAAAGAAAAAGAAGTGCTTCTTAGAGAAATCCATCATAGAGTAAAAAACAATATGCAGATAATTTCAAGCTTGCTTAGTATTCAATCAAATTACCTTGATAATAAAAAAGCTCGTGAGATTTTTCAGGAAAGTCAAAACAGAATTAGATCCATGTCTATGGTCCATGAAAGATTATATCAATCCAAAGACCTGGCCAGAATAAACATGATGGAATACGTTAAATCCATAACCTATGGAATATTAGTTTCATTTAAAAAAGATCCAGATCTTATTAAACTAAAAATAAACTTTGAAAATATCTGGCTTAATATGGATACAGTTATACCTTGTGGCTTGATTATTACAGAATTAGTCACTAATTCTTTAAAATACGCTTTTCCAGATAATATGTCCGGTGCGATAAACATTGATTTAAAACCACTCGGAAAAGACGAATTTTTACTATGTGTAGGGGATAATGGAGTAGGGATATCTAAAGATATAAAATTTGAAGAAATAAAAACATTGGGTTTACTATTAATAAATTCATTAGTAAAACAGCTTGACGGAAATATAATTCTAGATAGAAGCCAAGGTACACTTTTCAAGATTAAATTTAAAGAATTGAAATATAAGGATAGAATGTGAATATATCTTTAGAATTATATATTAAAATAAAAATAATATTGCTAATCTGGGAGGAATCCTATGAAAGAAAATAATGAACTTTTAAGAATCATAACCAGTAACACCCTAGATGTTATAGTAAAACTTGATTCACAAGGAATTGTCGAATATACAACTCCTTCCATTAAAAAGATATTAGGATATACTCCCTCAGAAATAATTGGAACCCCCTTAAATCAAATTTTACATCCCGAAGATATAGAAAAGCTCGAATATAGTGTTAAAAAAGCTTTAAATATGGATTCATCTATTAAAATTCAGCACCGCTCTCGGAAAGCCGATGGACAGTATATCTGGATGGAAAGCATCGTAAATATTTTATTTAATGATAAAAAGCAGATTACTGGGAGTGTAATTAATAGCCGAGATATCAGTGAATTAAAAAATGTAGAAAAGGATTTGAAATATAGATTAGAATTTGAAAAAATCATAATGGATGTTTCAGCTTCTTTTATTGATATTGGTATAAGTAAAGTAGATGAAAATATCACCGAAACCATGCACCTAGTGGGTGATTTTGCAGGTGTTGACCGTAGTTATGTGTTTTTATTTTATGATAATAAAGAAAAAATGGACAATACTCATGAATGGTGTGCTAAAGGTATAGAACCTCAAATTGAAAATTTAAAAGGCCTGGATGTCAGTGAATTTCCATGGTGGATGAAGAATCTAAATAAATCTAAAACTATCCATGTTCCAGTCGTTTCAGAACTCCCTCCAGAAGCAAATAATGAAAAAGAGATATTGGAAAGTCAAAACATCAAATCAGTAGTAGTTGTTCCTTTGATTGCGGATAAGAATCTTATTGGGTTTCTTGGTTTTGATTCAGTCCATAAGCCATTGATATGGCCCGATGACATTTTATATTTGCTTAGAATTGTTGGAGATATCATATCAAGCGCCATATCTCAAAAAAATGCTAAGGAGGAATTACAGAAATCAAAAGAAGAATTGGAAATTCGGGTAAAAGAGAGAACTTTAGAATTAATGGAATCTAATCTGGCATTGAAAGCAGAAATAGAAGAGCGTAAGCACATTCAAAACCAACTGAGTTCTTCTTTGAAAGAAAAAGAAATGCTTTTAAAGGAAATTTATCACCGGGTGAAAAACAATTTAATGGTAATATCCAGCCTACTTAACCTCCAATCTCGCTACATTAAAGATAAAGAAGCATTAAGTATTTTTAAAGAAAGTCAAAGTCGTGCAAACTCAATGGCACTTATACATGAAAAATTATACCGATCCAGTGATTTAAAGCGAATAAATTTTGGAGAATATATTCGCACATTATCCACCGATCTTTTCCACACTTATGTGGCCGATCCCAGCCTTATCAGCCTAAATATGGATGTTGAAAACCTAATGTTAGATATAAACACTACAGTTCCCCTTGGACTGATTTTAAATGAACTGGTAACCAATTGTATGAAACATGCATTTCCAGATGGTAGAAAAGGGGAAATATACATAAATTTCCATAAAAAAAAGGACATATTTATTCTGAATGTTAGAGACGATGGAATAGGTTTCCCTCAGGATCTGGATTTAGAAAATACCGGGACATTAGGAATGCAGTTGATTACTAGTTTAACTGAACAAATTGATGGGGAAATGGAATTAAATAAAACAAATGGAACTGACTTTAAAATTAAATTTAAAGAATTATATAAATAATTTTTAAAAACACCATTATTAGTATTTTTTTTTAATAATTACTTTTTAAAAGAGATAAAAATAAATTTGAATTGAATGTTAATTCTGAATTATTATTATTATTATCAGATCAATATACTAAAGAAATTATACTAATAAAATTCAATAATTTTATTTAAAAAAAAAAAAAAATTTAAAAATAAAAATAGAATTGGAAAATAAATAATATAGAAAAAAGAAAAAATAAGAAATTATTCTTTCTTCACTTCAGAAGCATCTAAAACTTCTGGAATATCTTCAGCTACTTCTTCAATAACTTCTTCGGCCACTTCTTCCGCAGCAGATTCAGCAGCTTCCTCTTCAGCCTTTTTTTCAAAGACGTCAGTGAACTCTACTTTTTCTACGCCTTCGATGTTTTCCCAGATGTCACGGGAAATTCTGAATCGGGCAAAAGTAATATCCATATAAGGCTGGTTATCAAATTTAGCCACTTCATCCATGGAAATAACAACTTTACCATCTTCAAAGGTGATTTCTGTCTTGGAAACATCCAAATTTGGGTTAGGGTAGTGGAGTTTGATCATGCTTTTGACTTTTTCCAAGTCATCAGTGGTGACTTCTATAACTTCCACATCATATTCTAAAGTTTTGCCGGCCAATTCGTGGTTGAAATCCACTCGTACTCGGCCACCAGAAATGTTTATTACTCGCCCATTGTGGTTTTCCACAGTGAGAGTCATACCCACATAGGGATTAACACCTTGCTTTTTGAATTCCTTCATAGGAACTAGCTGAATTAATTTAGCATCTCGCTCACCAAAAGCTTGTTCAGGAGGAAGTTCGACTGTTTTCTTGTCTCCTTCTTCCATTCCTGCTACAGATTCATCTAGGCCTTTTAGTAAGTGTCCTCCACCTACAATAACTGGTATGGGCCCATAGGCCTTTTTATCAACTTTAATTCCAGCTTCTTCAGCTACTTCTTCAATAGTAGTGTCAAAGACATCACCGGTCTCTTTGGTTCGTCCTGTAAATTCTAATTTTATAAAGTCTCCTTCTTTCACTGCCATATTTTTAGCCTCCTGTGAGGTATTCTATTTTTAAACTCTTGTAAAACGTGTTTATCTTTATAATTTAATACACGAATAAGAGAAGGGTAATTTTCTATATATTTAGAAATTGTTTCCTTATCTACTTTTGCCTCCAGAGAAGATAAAACCCTACTTTTATGATGAGTACTGAAACCTTGAGAAATAGATTTAATAACCTCATTTAAAGAATTATAAGGCCTTTTATCAATAATATCATTAACTGTGGTTTCATTTAATAAAGAGAGATTTAATAATTCATCTCTGGAAGATTCATTCACTGTTTCCAGTATTAATTCTTCACTTCTTACATTATGAAGTGGTGCATAATTACTCTCTATCTCTTCCCTTAAAACTTCAATGGTTTCTGGAGGAAGCATGTCTTTCACCATGCTCAGGTCGTTATCAAGAACAGATTTTCTAATAAGCGTGCCACTAACACCTTCTATTCTTTTAACAAAAAAGAATTTATCCTTGGAATCAAAGCTAACTTTTTTAAGTGATTTAGAAAGTGAAGCAATAACATAATTATCTTCCTTTAGTTTTCCTTCCAGCAATATTTCTTTAGTTTCCATATCCACCATTTTATATGGTTTAGGGGCCACACCATGACCTATAGAAATTCTCTCCATGATTAAATCGAATCCTTCCGCGGGTTTATAACCTCGGGGAATGATATCTGCATCCAGGGCCTGGAACATCTTGGCCAGACACAAAGAGTACTGACCAGATCCCATTATTCCCATAGGTGGGCCTTCCACTACCAAATCAGCTCCCACAGCTACTGCAGTTCTGGCACGGGCTTGGCGAGTCATTATATAAGGCAACCCACGGCCACTGCGCTCAGTAGGTCCAGGGACAATGGCCACAAAAAGAGCATCGGGAAATGCATTCTGGGCCTGTCTCATGCAATGTAGGTGGCCTTTATGTAGGGGAGAGTATTCTGTGAAGTCAGCAATTATTTTAGGATCGTTTTTCATGTCTCTTTTAGAAGAATATTCTTCTTCAGATTCTTCCAAGCTTGGCTTTGTATTAGCTGCATCACTAAAAATTATTTTCCTATCCCTTTGCATTATTTTTTTGGCCAGTTCTTCTCTTTCCATCATATTATCTTAATTTTATTTTATATTTAAAATAAATAATAAATTGTTCTGTTTAAAATATAATAATACACATAATTAATGATAGAAAATATAAAATTAACAAATATGTTTTTTAATCCAGCAAAATTCTTAAACTAATATGAGTTAAGTAAAAATTGATATTGAATCTGAGCATATAATTTTAATTTATCGATTAATAATTTAACCGTTAGATAGAATAATTACAATATTACTAGTTGTAATTGCAATAAAATCAATAGTAGCATTAAAATATGGATGTTGGTGTCAATTATGATAGACCTGTGTATTCAGAACTGTAAGATTTCATCAGAAAGGAATTTATGTTCCATCAGTATAAACCAAGGCAAGATAGTAGATATAGGGAAAACTCCTTCAAAAGCTGAAAAAACTATTGATGCTAAAGAAAATCTGGTTTTACCCGGATTAATTGATGTCCATGTACATTTCAGAGATCCCGGGCTGACATATAAAGAAGACTTTAAAAGTGGAAGCCATGCAGCAGCTAATGGTGGATTTACCACTATTCTGGACATGCCCAATACAGTTCCGCCTACCAATACTGCTAAAAATTTCCAAAACAAACTTGAAATCGCTTCAAAAAAAAGTATTGTTGATTTCGGGCTGCATGCAGGAGTATCTGATTTAAAAGAAATAGAAAAAATCGCACCTTTGAGCCCTGCTTCCTTTAAAATATTCATGGATACTGTTGATGGTGGTTTTCTCAAGGAATCATTTAAAACTATCTCTGAACTTTCCATAGAAGAAAATAATGATATTAATATTCAAAATAATTCAAACTTAGCAAAACCTGTGATTACTTTACATGCTGAAAATAAAGACATCGTGAATCAATGTACAGAACAGTTAAAATCAAAAGAACAAAATATTCCATCGGATTACACTCTGGCCAGACCATCAGTGGCTGAAGAAGTTGCTGTGGCTCAAGCCATAGCCTTGACTTATCATTATCAGACCAAGACCCATTTTTGCCATGTAAGCACTCAAAAATCTTTAGATATGATAAATAGCTCAAAGTCATTCTTAAATAATATTTCAGCTGAAATTACTCCTCAACACTTG includes:
- a CDS encoding AAA family ATPase, producing the protein MKIAVTGKGGVGKTTLSSTLSCIFSKKYKVFAIDADPDMNLASSLGIHDKITPISEMRDLIKDRTGAEPGSSFGEVFKMNPKISDLPETLSIDYGPDGNLKILVMGTVDKGGDGCVCPASVLLKALLRHMILKKDEIVILDMEAGIEHLGRKTAESVDMMIVVVEPGLKSLETAQRIKKLAGDIGVQNIVAVINKVSSVEEEEFVEKKLKQLDVDMLGSIPRDSFVINADMEGKPLNQYPDSDALKSIEDIGKKILNISGMD
- a CDS encoding KEOPS complex subunit Pcc1; this translates as MFIKAQILMKYENKEQAEISLKSLDPENKNYLESEIEGSEVKFEIKGNSLSTFLATADDLIFCEMTVEKILEDIKGS
- the serS gene encoding serine--tRNA ligase, with product MKFILQGEITFSKYIEEAQEDIKKFIEDANSELLLKGVPEGKEEEGAQITDWEIDGSILKVTIESGHRVRAHDAILRMKKPLTQLLGQKYHMGIRKIFVPKYKTIIPTGKDKYDVNFDLAKKLPQITDFKINDNEVIVEVHDMEEADLRKHIVNRVLKYVTAPETGDGKTNDQNTTKEGTDEDKPTDILTRQVTKVTPGKIIARSEKRTPLFEGDPTEESIKQGWVKKFPGRGQWTYAPPMVALQRTLEEILLENIVIPLGFEEYLFPKLIPIPIMHKMRYLEGLPEGMYYCSAPKRDPATFEKFKNELIINKEVPIDLLKEGLKDPGYVIAPAQCEPFYEFLSHEVVNEQDLPIKAYDKSGWTYRWEAGGAKGLDRVHEFQRTELVWLGTPEQTNEIRDKTLELSHQIADKMELEWYTEIGDDPFYLEGRKVEERGIEFPDVPKYEMRLSLPGQDKGVAVVSANVHGTHFIEGFSIKEARNQRIWTGCTGIGLSRWVFGFLAQKGFDTTQWPELVREKVEMVKVPKMVTWP
- a CDS encoding B-box zinc finger protein, which encodes MNCENHPDREGVAACVSCGKVICGECRLKLAGKNYCQECADELVEGKQDPYKKSEQTIKETYLEREPYSEPENEPEPYSRKYTRGMPQPRKEETPKKSNTFLLFCVAFLVTLIILGVILYAAYVIYLAPSYGDINSLINQILNNPRGVINSLGF
- a CDS encoding DUF2085 domain-containing protein, yielding MSEKDQRNSGPLKRYHIPLCHRLPDRTIYIREHPLPLCARCTGAFLGIFTLPLFHGGIIDPNIINTILLALPATIDATTQYWGWRNSNNLLRLMTGFLLGCSLASLIVIIVRNLINLFLY
- a CDS encoding histidine kinase dimerization/phosphoacceptor domain -containing protein — protein: MFFFESENIRKDGSIKPVEVYTQLIEFNNQQLILGIARDISERKKAERKIKEYQEHLEDLVKLRTSSLKHINEKLRKEISERKRIQNELKKSEIMYRSIFENTGTATIILENDGNVSLINEETSILSGYSKEEMEGKQWTEFIAPSDIVKIKSYENLRKSTPEIIPRRYETTGISKDGQIKNIILTIDRIPETELIVVSFLDITELRKVENEIKNSLKEKEVLLREIHHRVKNNMQIISSLLSIQSNYLDNKKAREIFQESQNRIRSMSMVHERLYQSKDLARINMMEYVKSITYGILVSFKKDPDLIKLKINFENIWLNMDTVIPCGLIITELVTNSLKYAFPDNMSGAINIDLKPLGKDEFLLCVGDNGVGISKDIKFEEIKTLGLLLINSLVKQLDGNIILDRSQGTLFKIKFKELKYKDRM
- a CDS encoding histidine kinase dimerization/phosphoacceptor domain -containing protein, with the protein product MKENNELLRIITSNTLDVIVKLDSQGIVEYTTPSIKKILGYTPSEIIGTPLNQILHPEDIEKLEYSVKKALNMDSSIKIQHRSRKADGQYIWMESIVNILFNDKKQITGSVINSRDISELKNVEKDLKYRLEFEKIIMDVSASFIDIGISKVDENITETMHLVGDFAGVDRSYVFLFYDNKEKMDNTHEWCAKGIEPQIENLKGLDVSEFPWWMKNLNKSKTIHVPVVSELPPEANNEKEILESQNIKSVVVVPLIADKNLIGFLGFDSVHKPLIWPDDILYLLRIVGDIISSAISQKNAKEELQKSKEELEIRVKERTLELMESNLALKAEIEERKHIQNQLSSSLKEKEMLLKEIYHRVKNNLMVISSLLNLQSRYIKDKEALSIFKESQSRANSMALIHEKLYRSSDLKRINFGEYIRTLSTDLFHTYVADPSLISLNMDVENLMLDINTTVPLGLILNELVTNCMKHAFPDGRKGEIYINFHKKKDIFILNVRDDGIGFPQDLDLENTGTLGMQLITSLTEQIDGEMELNKTNGTDFKIKFKELYK
- a CDS encoding peptidylprolyl isomerase, whose product is MAVKEGDFIKLEFTGRTKETGDVFDTTIEEVAEEAGIKVDKKAYGPIPVIVGGGHLLKGLDESVAGMEEGDKKTVELPPEQAFGERDAKLIQLVPMKEFKKQGVNPYVGMTLTVENHNGRVINISGGRVRVDFNHELAGKTLEYDVEVIEVTTDDLEKVKSMIKLHYPNPNLDVSKTEITFEDGKVVISMDEVAKFDNQPYMDITFARFRISRDIWENIEGVEKVEFTDVFEKKAEEEAAESAAEEVAEEVIEEVAEDIPEVLDASEVKKE
- a CDS encoding nucleotidyltransferase family protein encodes the protein MMEREELAKKIMQRDRKIIFSDAANTKPSLEESEEEYSSKRDMKNDPKIIADFTEYSPLHKGHLHCMRQAQNAFPDALFVAIVPGPTERSGRGLPYIMTRQARARTAVAVGADLVVEGPPMGIMGSGQYSLCLAKMFQALDADIIPRGYKPAEGFDLIMERISIGHGVAPKPYKMVDMETKEILLEGKLKEDNYVIASLSKSLKKVSFDSKDKFFFVKRIEGVSGTLIRKSVLDNDLSMVKDMLPPETIEVLREEIESNYAPLHNVRSEELILETVNESSRDELLNLSLLNETTVNDIIDKRPYNSLNEVIKSISQGFSTHHKSRVLSSLEAKVDKETISKYIENYPSLIRVLNYKDKHVLQEFKNRIPHRRLKIWQ
- the pyrC gene encoding dihydroorotase; the protein is MIDLCIQNCKISSERNLCSISINQGKIVDIGKTPSKAEKTIDAKENLVLPGLIDVHVHFRDPGLTYKEDFKSGSHAAANGGFTTILDMPNTVPPTNTAKNFQNKLEIASKKSIVDFGLHAGVSDLKEIEKIAPLSPASFKIFMDTVDGGFLKESFKTISELSIEENNDINIQNNSNLAKPVITLHAENKDIVNQCTEQLKSKEQNIPSDYTLARPSVAEEVAVAQAIALTYHYQTKTHFCHVSTQKSLDMINSSKSFLNNISAEITPQHLFLDSSAFKKFGNLSKTNPPLRKYSEKVSWENLSKIDLIGTDHAPHSIEEKKKGVWDSSPGIPNLEVVLKLLLSKYHEQKISLDSIKRLLCENPAKIFNLKNKGFIKIGMDADIVIIDLKREGIINSEEFYSKGHYTPFEGMKYHGAPIMTICRGNLVMENNDVYQNQGIPAYP